Proteins encoded together in one Shewanella acanthi window:
- a CDS encoding GIY-YIG nuclease family protein, with product MPSTAQPVPSKAQSQSRSHSRSKAQSQPLDAGGIAAKKAESLWSLYLIRCANGHLYAGITTDVTRRFNEHQSCGAKAAKFLRGKGPLTLMYQELVGSHGDALRREIAVKKLSRAKKLALIETGSQSVTQVIHNAS from the coding sequence TTGCCGTCTACAGCGCAGCCAGTGCCATCAAAAGCGCAATCCCAATCACGCTCCCATTCACGGTCAAAAGCGCAATCGCAGCCTCTCGATGCTGGTGGTATCGCGGCTAAAAAGGCCGAATCTTTGTGGTCTCTCTACCTTATCCGTTGTGCCAACGGCCATCTTTACGCTGGCATTACCACTGATGTCACGCGGCGCTTTAACGAACATCAATCCTGTGGCGCTAAGGCCGCTAAGTTTTTGCGAGGCAAAGGACCGTTAACGTTGATGTATCAAGAGTTGGTCGGCAGCCATGGGGATGCGCTAAGGCGGGAAATCGCAGTGAAGAAATTGAGTCGAGCCAAGAAGCTCGCTTTGATTGAGACTGGCTCTCAGTCAGTGACTCAGGTTATCCATAACGCATCTTAG
- a CDS encoding putative bifunctional diguanylate cyclase/phosphodiesterase, producing MPSAIHHLSLKQKLILFSLLPLLMTAILVLSQMYFLFMEYHNASRNHFAIQATTEINNALHQLNNEYQLSVAPQYSGSPQSLLLAQQNTSAALDKLLSSSALSALIDTDWQLKSGFKTHYQALKYKVQQLNEDSRNKSPSNSTLESYGQLSLQLLQLVELFQRQTTDIQQARSYTEVINLLKNHEFKQNNDNGTDYFLAPNEFSLPELEQLHTQVNAITTDMAHLSHNNQQRALRLLGLYLGLITLTTLVTLWLGHKIVRSFLDKISVIAKDMQRMAKDPSLNIYTQVPGSDELALMAQSLNRMIAERKRSNHALSLAATVFEYSSEGIMVTDANNRIKLVNRAFCQITGYSAEEVTGGSPSMLSSERHPPHFYTAMWDALQQRGSWEGEIWNKRKNGQVYPEYLAITVVRNPEGEIIQYIGLFRDISNRKQNEQKIWYQTNFDSLTGLPNRKLFNERLQHDIQNAQHEGCKLAVMQIDLDQFKYINDVQGHACGDQLLQQVARRLERLTDKQQFVARIGGDGFVMILPRITNELAIEHMANRICEALALPFELSQQQLHISASFGIGVYPEDGADVSTLSRNTEMAMYQAKGAGRNNFKYFTSGMNQRMHSRMQLEQRLRRAVVHNEFSLHYQPIVDMQTGEVNSVEALIRWQDPEFGMIPPEQFISIAEETGLIEPMGEWVLNQAMADLKEWQQSGLLLNLALNVSSRQCVNSRGIGFEQILAECFNRHKINPKNIHIEITESMLMGDATQGLSTLKAIRKLGSEIYMDDFGTGYSSLSYLKQFPISVIKIDRSFVENVLEDNSSANLVKAIVMMGQSLEMKLVAEGIETEAQWHFLQALGCHYGQGYWISKPLPFDELSELLHSKGSLLKVDTQLVACANS from the coding sequence ATGCCGTCTGCGATACATCACCTCAGTCTAAAACAGAAATTGATCCTGTTTTCACTATTGCCCCTACTAATGACCGCCATTCTTGTGCTGTCGCAAATGTATTTCTTATTCATGGAATACCACAACGCCAGCCGAAATCACTTTGCGATTCAGGCGACCACAGAAATAAACAATGCCCTTCACCAGCTCAATAATGAATACCAACTCAGCGTTGCTCCTCAATATTCCGGTAGCCCACAATCCCTGCTGCTAGCGCAGCAAAACACCTCTGCGGCCTTAGATAAGCTATTGAGCAGCTCGGCACTTAGCGCACTTATTGATACTGATTGGCAACTTAAATCAGGATTTAAGACCCATTACCAAGCACTCAAATATAAAGTGCAGCAATTGAATGAAGACAGTAGAAATAAGTCGCCATCGAATTCGACTCTCGAATCCTATGGCCAGTTAAGCCTGCAACTGTTGCAGCTAGTCGAACTCTTCCAGCGTCAAACCACTGATATTCAGCAGGCAAGATCCTATACCGAAGTTATTAACCTACTTAAAAACCATGAATTTAAACAAAATAATGACAATGGCACTGATTACTTTTTAGCGCCAAATGAGTTTAGTTTACCTGAGCTTGAGCAGCTCCATACTCAGGTCAATGCCATCACCACTGACATGGCGCATCTCAGTCATAACAATCAGCAGCGCGCACTACGACTGCTTGGACTCTATCTTGGCCTTATCACCCTAACCACGCTTGTAACCTTGTGGCTTGGACATAAAATCGTGCGTAGTTTTCTCGATAAAATCAGCGTAATTGCCAAGGATATGCAGCGCATGGCCAAGGATCCTTCACTGAATATCTATACCCAAGTACCTGGCTCAGACGAACTGGCACTGATGGCGCAATCCCTCAATCGCATGATTGCGGAGCGCAAGCGGTCGAATCATGCGTTAAGCCTCGCCGCCACTGTATTTGAGTATTCATCAGAAGGCATTATGGTCACCGATGCAAACAACCGAATAAAGCTGGTTAACCGAGCCTTCTGCCAGATAACAGGCTACAGTGCTGAGGAAGTCACAGGCGGCTCACCATCAATGTTGAGCTCAGAACGTCATCCGCCCCATTTCTACACCGCCATGTGGGATGCATTACAACAGCGGGGCTCTTGGGAGGGGGAGATTTGGAATAAACGCAAAAATGGCCAAGTTTACCCCGAATATCTGGCCATCACCGTAGTGCGTAATCCCGAGGGAGAAATAATCCAATATATCGGTTTATTTAGAGATATTAGTAATCGAAAACAGAATGAACAGAAGATCTGGTATCAAACCAATTTCGACAGTCTCACTGGACTACCAAACCGTAAGCTCTTTAATGAACGCCTGCAGCATGACATCCAAAATGCCCAACACGAGGGATGCAAACTGGCAGTCATGCAAATTGATTTAGACCAATTTAAATATATTAATGATGTGCAGGGTCACGCCTGTGGCGACCAGCTATTACAACAGGTTGCGCGTCGACTCGAACGACTTACCGACAAGCAGCAGTTTGTCGCTCGAATAGGCGGCGATGGTTTTGTGATGATCTTACCAAGGATCACCAATGAACTAGCCATTGAACATATGGCCAATCGGATTTGTGAAGCACTGGCGTTACCCTTTGAGTTATCGCAACAACAGCTCCATATTTCCGCCAGTTTTGGTATAGGGGTTTATCCCGAAGATGGCGCGGATGTCAGTACCCTATCCCGAAATACTGAGATGGCCATGTATCAAGCCAAGGGGGCTGGACGGAATAACTTTAAGTATTTCACCTCGGGCATGAACCAACGCATGCACTCGCGGATGCAGCTGGAGCAGCGCCTGCGCCGCGCTGTGGTTCACAATGAGTTTAGCCTTCACTATCAACCCATTGTCGATATGCAAACCGGAGAAGTGAACAGTGTAGAAGCACTTATTCGCTGGCAAGACCCTGAGTTTGGCATGATCCCGCCGGAGCAATTTATCTCGATAGCCGAAGAAACGGGCCTTATCGAACCTATGGGAGAATGGGTGCTCAATCAGGCAATGGCCGACCTAAAGGAATGGCAACAGAGTGGTTTGCTGCTTAATCTGGCACTCAATGTCTCCAGTCGCCAATGTGTGAACAGTCGTGGCATTGGCTTTGAACAGATACTAGCGGAATGCTTTAACCGCCATAAAATCAATCCTAAAAATATACATATCGAAATCACTGAAAGCATGTTAATGGGTGATGCGACCCAGGGGCTAAGTACTCTCAAGGCGATTCGGAAATTGGGCTCAGAGATCTACATGGACGACTTTGGCACTGGTTATTCTTCCTTGAGTTATCTGAAGCAGTTTCCGATTTCCGTCATCAAGATTGACCGTAGCTTCGTGGAAAATGTCCTAGAGGACAACTCCAGCGCAAATTTGGTGAAAGCCATTGTGATGATGGGGCAAAGTCTTGAAATGAAACTGGTCGCAGAAGGCATTGAGACCGAGGCACAATGGCACTTTCTGCAAGCGTTAGGCTGTCATTATGGCCAAGGATATTGGATTTCTAAACCCCTACCCTTTGATGAACTCTCTGAGCTACTTCACTCAAAGGGCTCACTGCTTAAAGTTGATACACAGCTCGTGGCCTGCGCAAACAGTTAG
- the rlmF gene encoding 23S rRNA (adenine(1618)-N(6))-methyltransferase RlmF, with translation MSKSAPKAPRPSSLTAGNKAKQMPKSKLKTQSHGQLKSASKTNANKKSKVTAKSAAQTGIKKALHPRNAHLHGYDFKALIQSVPKLKAFVRPTPYGALSIDFADPLAVKNLNTALLKHHYGIDYWDIPKGALCPPIPGRVDYLHYLADLLNEGRKTNAKNAVRALDIGTGANGIYAILGHQAYGWRFVASDINPASLANVQQIIDNNPKLQGAIELRRQRDEKAVFKGIVQTDDRFDLTLCNPPFHGSLEEASEGSQRKVRNLQLNRGEKASHAKVSLNFGGQAAELWCQGGERQFLATMIRESKAFSFQCLWFTSLVSKKENLKPCYQALAKLGADTVKTIEMHQGNKITRVLAWSFHSQVERDNWFKQ, from the coding sequence ATGTCAAAATCTGCCCCAAAGGCTCCCCGCCCATCCTCATTAACTGCTGGCAACAAAGCTAAGCAAATGCCCAAATCTAAGTTAAAGACGCAGTCACATGGTCAACTGAAGTCTGCCTCTAAAACCAATGCAAATAAGAAATCAAAGGTAACGGCTAAGTCTGCAGCTCAAACGGGTATCAAAAAGGCTTTGCATCCACGCAATGCCCATTTGCATGGCTATGATTTCAAAGCTCTCATTCAAAGCGTGCCAAAACTTAAGGCATTTGTGAGGCCGACACCCTATGGGGCTTTGTCGATTGATTTTGCCGATCCCCTCGCGGTAAAAAACCTGAATACGGCTCTGCTTAAACATCACTATGGTATTGATTACTGGGATATTCCAAAGGGCGCATTGTGTCCACCTATACCCGGTCGGGTCGATTATCTCCACTATCTCGCCGACTTGCTGAATGAGGGGCGTAAGACGAATGCCAAAAATGCCGTGCGTGCGCTCGATATAGGCACCGGTGCCAATGGTATCTATGCCATCTTAGGACATCAGGCTTACGGCTGGCGGTTTGTAGCCTCAGATATCAATCCCGCCTCCCTTGCTAATGTGCAGCAGATCATCGACAACAATCCAAAACTGCAAGGTGCGATAGAGCTGCGCCGTCAACGGGACGAAAAGGCGGTATTTAAGGGAATTGTTCAAACAGACGATCGCTTTGATCTGACGCTGTGTAATCCCCCTTTCCACGGATCCCTAGAGGAGGCGAGTGAAGGTTCGCAGCGCAAGGTGCGCAATTTGCAACTCAATCGTGGTGAAAAGGCTTCTCACGCAAAGGTGAGTCTTAATTTTGGAGGCCAAGCCGCTGAGCTTTGGTGCCAGGGGGGTGAGCGGCAGTTTCTTGCGACCATGATCCGTGAAAGCAAAGCCTTTTCTTTCCAATGCCTCTGGTTCACCAGCCTAGTATCTAAGAAGGAAAACCTAAAACCCTGTTATCAGGCGTTGGCTAAGCTAGGTGCGGATACGGTGAAAACTATCGAGATGCATCAGGGCAATAAGATCACCCGCGTTTTAGCGTGGAGCTTTCATTCCCAAGTTGAGCGTGACAATTGGTTTAAACAATAA
- the ftnA gene encoding non-heme ferritin: MLSATMIEKLNDQINMEFYSSNLYLQMSAWCEDQGFEGAAKFMREHADEEMGHMRRLFTYVSETGGMPLLGAIEAPQSQFGSLLALFELTYEHEKQITSKINALAHAAFSNQDYSTFNFLQWYVAEQHEEEKLFKSIVDKIRLVGEDGKALFFIDKDLAKLASKGGESIMNGQGPQEA, from the coding sequence ATGCTGTCAGCAACCATGATCGAAAAGTTGAACGACCAAATCAATATGGAGTTCTACTCCTCAAATTTATACCTGCAAATGAGTGCATGGTGTGAAGATCAGGGATTCGAGGGCGCGGCTAAGTTTATGCGTGAGCATGCGGACGAAGAAATGGGCCATATGCGCCGTTTATTTACCTATGTGAGCGAAACCGGTGGCATGCCATTACTTGGCGCGATTGAAGCGCCGCAGTCTCAGTTTGGCTCTCTATTGGCGTTATTTGAGCTAACCTATGAGCATGAGAAACAGATCACTAGCAAAATCAATGCACTGGCCCATGCGGCTTTCTCAAATCAAGACTATTCGACCTTTAATTTCCTTCAGTGGTACGTTGCCGAACAGCATGAGGAAGAGAAGTTATTCAAATCAATCGTAGATAAGATTCGTCTAGTAGGCGAAGATGGTAAGGCGCTGTTCTTTATTGATAAAGACCTCGCTAAACTGGCCTCAAAGGGTGGCGAAAGCATTATGAATGGCCAGGGGCCACAAGAGGCTTAA
- the ribB gene encoding 3,4-dihydroxy-2-butanone-4-phosphate synthase, whose amino-acid sequence MNQSLLAPFGTAIERVEAGLNALRQGQGVLVVDDEDRENEGDLIFAAESLTNEQMAMLIRECSGIVCLCLPDDKVKALELPPMVEDNSSQYGTAFTVSIEAKVGVTTGVSAADRVTTIKAAIADNAKPSDLARPGHVYPLRAQPGGVLTRRGHTEGTIDLMQFAGLKPAGVLCEVTNPDGTMARLPEIIAFGKLHNMPVLTIEDIVEYRKSLLAKVG is encoded by the coding sequence ATGAATCAGTCTTTACTTGCCCCTTTTGGTACCGCTATCGAGCGCGTTGAAGCCGGTCTTAATGCCCTGCGTCAAGGCCAAGGCGTCCTCGTTGTCGATGACGAAGATAGAGAAAACGAAGGCGACCTGATTTTCGCTGCCGAGTCATTAACGAACGAGCAAATGGCGATGTTAATTCGCGAGTGCAGCGGTATCGTTTGCCTGTGCCTACCCGATGACAAAGTAAAAGCCTTAGAGTTGCCACCTATGGTCGAAGACAATTCGAGCCAATATGGCACCGCCTTTACCGTCAGTATCGAAGCTAAAGTTGGGGTTACCACAGGGGTTTCAGCGGCCGATCGGGTAACAACGATTAAAGCGGCGATTGCGGATAACGCAAAACCTAGCGATCTCGCTAGGCCCGGCCACGTGTATCCTCTGCGCGCTCAACCAGGTGGGGTATTAACCCGCCGCGGCCACACCGAGGGTACTATCGATTTAATGCAATTTGCCGGACTCAAACCTGCGGGTGTCTTGTGTGAAGTCACCAACCCCGATGGCACTATGGCACGACTGCCTGAAATCATCGCCTTTGGTAAACTGCACAATATGCCGGTACTAACGATTGAAGATATCGTCGAATACCGTAAATCGTTATTGGCTAAAGTGGGTTAA
- the moeA gene encoding molybdopterin molybdotransferase MoeA: MSVKADPCSQPSLMHPDQAIPKLLEQVRPVTDTEVVTLPETLGRVLAEDLASCIDLPPFDNSSMDGYAFRFEDLNSLTHQTTLTLIGSSFAGHCFEGEITPKSCVRIMTGAPVPAGYDTVQMQEETEADGNLIQINHPKSKGANVRRRGEELRQGTKVLKAGVEIKAAELGVLATIGVSQVQVYRQLKVAFFSTGDELRPVGSDLAPGQIYDSNRYSIQGLLSRANVEWIDLGVIPDDPEAIRHAFRNAANQADMVLTSGGVSVGEADFTKQILDEEGQITFWKLAIKPGKPFAMGRIGKAVFCGLPGNPVSSMVTFYKLVWPILNKMQGLTPSTPLFVNAKLTTPIRKQPGRVEYQRGILSRNAQGELEVAITGSQGSGMLTSMMLANCFVLLEQFQGDTPEGTIVTVEPFNSVLC, translated from the coding sequence ATGTCCGTTAAAGCCGATCCCTGTTCGCAACCGAGCCTGATGCACCCAGACCAAGCTATCCCTAAGTTGCTTGAACAGGTTCGCCCTGTTACTGACACCGAAGTCGTTACCTTACCCGAAACCCTTGGCAGGGTATTGGCGGAGGATTTGGCCTCCTGTATCGATTTACCACCGTTTGATAATTCCTCTATGGATGGTTATGCCTTCCGTTTTGAAGATCTCAATAGCCTCACCCATCAAACCACCCTGACTTTGATTGGTAGTTCCTTTGCAGGCCACTGTTTTGAAGGTGAAATCACGCCAAAGAGTTGCGTACGCATTATGACTGGCGCGCCGGTCCCTGCTGGTTACGATACAGTGCAGATGCAGGAAGAAACCGAGGCCGATGGCAATCTCATTCAAATCAATCACCCTAAATCAAAGGGCGCCAATGTACGCCGCCGCGGTGAAGAACTTCGACAGGGCACTAAAGTGCTCAAGGCAGGGGTTGAGATTAAAGCTGCCGAACTTGGTGTACTGGCAACCATAGGTGTTAGCCAAGTACAGGTGTATCGCCAATTGAAGGTGGCGTTTTTTTCCACCGGCGACGAACTACGCCCAGTGGGCAGCGATTTAGCACCGGGGCAAATTTACGACTCAAACCGTTACTCGATTCAAGGCTTACTCAGCCGCGCCAATGTGGAATGGATTGATTTAGGTGTCATCCCCGATGATCCCGAGGCCATTCGCCATGCGTTTCGTAATGCCGCCAATCAAGCGGATATGGTGCTCACCTCGGGCGGTGTGTCCGTAGGCGAAGCCGACTTTACAAAACAGATATTAGATGAAGAAGGTCAAATCACCTTCTGGAAACTGGCCATTAAACCGGGTAAACCCTTCGCTATGGGGCGCATCGGCAAAGCCGTATTCTGCGGCTTACCCGGCAATCCTGTGTCATCTATGGTTACCTTTTACAAGTTAGTGTGGCCAATTCTTAACAAGATGCAGGGCTTAACCCCAAGCACACCACTTTTTGTCAACGCAAAACTCACTACTCCAATCCGTAAACAACCGGGTCGAGTGGAATACCAAAGGGGCATTTTATCCCGTAATGCCCAAGGCGAACTCGAGGTTGCCATCACAGGTAGCCAAGGCTCAGGCATGTTGACCTCTATGATGCTTGCCAACTGTTTTGTATTGTTGGAGCAATTCCAAGGGGATACGCCAGAGGGCACGATAGTCACAGTCGAACCCTTTAACAGCGTTCTCTGCTAG
- a CDS encoding S9 family peptidase, with the protein MRALLLTLGIAMLLPGCSTSKGQATAPVAEKIPHTMTLHGVTRTDDYYWMRDDKRQDPKVIKHLEAENRYTEAYFKPIKGLQDGLFKELTGRLVADESSVPYQWHQHSYYRRFQEGGEYPILGRKGSDGVEQLLLDVNERAKGHEFYGLGGTSVSPDETMLAFGEDLLSRRVYTIYFKDIESGAMITDVLENTEGRVVWANDNRHVFYIAKDLQTLLGYQVFRHELGTPQSSDVLVYEEQDDSYYIDLGKSLDESQIVLFHENTTTSEVSVLDANDPMSLFKPVLPREEGHEYSVSKLGDSYYILTNWQANNFRLMKVAIKDAADKSKWQEVVAHNPNARIEDDLLLKDYLIVQIRENGLSRIKVMPLNGKPDFELSFDEPAYVLGLDVNSQQDSDKLRIYYSSMTTPEAIYEYHLTNPDRRDLLKQEQVLGGFDASQYRAERLFVTARDGAKVPVSLVYRKDKFKKDGTNPLYQYGYGSYGYTVEPDFSSSVISLLDRGFVYAIAHVRGSEMLGRPWYDAGKLLNKKNTFNDFIDVTTALTEQGYGDKNKVVASGGSAGGLLMGAIANMAPEKYFAIAAHVPFVDVVTTMLDESIPLTTNEYDEWGNPNEKTYFDYMLSYSPYDNVADHEYPHLLVTTGLHDSQVQYFEPAKWVAKLRDVQNKWYKSNDKVLLFDVNMDAGHGGKSGRYRQYQDTAQEYTFFLSLLGLTK; encoded by the coding sequence ATGCGCGCGCTGCTGCTCACATTAGGTATTGCTATGCTCTTACCCGGTTGTTCAACTTCAAAGGGGCAGGCCACTGCTCCCGTGGCGGAAAAAATACCCCACACTATGACCTTACATGGTGTCACCCGCACCGATGATTATTATTGGATGCGCGATGACAAACGCCAAGATCCTAAGGTGATTAAGCACCTAGAGGCAGAGAACCGTTATACAGAGGCTTATTTCAAACCGATCAAAGGGCTGCAAGATGGTCTATTTAAGGAGCTTACAGGACGTTTAGTGGCCGATGAGTCGAGTGTGCCCTATCAGTGGCATCAACACAGCTATTACCGCCGATTCCAAGAGGGCGGCGAATACCCGATATTGGGGCGTAAGGGCAGCGACGGTGTTGAGCAATTACTGCTGGATGTTAACGAGCGCGCTAAGGGGCACGAGTTTTATGGCCTAGGTGGCACGAGCGTCAGCCCCGATGAAACCATGCTGGCCTTTGGCGAAGACCTATTAAGTCGCCGCGTCTATACCATCTATTTTAAGGATATCGAATCCGGCGCGATGATCACCGATGTGCTTGAAAACACTGAAGGCAGAGTTGTCTGGGCCAATGATAACCGCCATGTGTTTTATATTGCTAAGGATTTGCAGACCCTGCTTGGCTATCAGGTCTTCCGCCATGAATTGGGCACGCCACAATCGAGTGACGTGCTGGTGTATGAGGAACAGGACGATTCCTACTACATTGATTTGGGTAAGAGCTTAGACGAATCACAAATCGTGCTGTTCCACGAGAACACCACCACCAGTGAAGTCTCGGTGCTGGACGCTAACGATCCTATGAGCCTGTTCAAACCTGTGTTGCCGCGGGAAGAGGGCCACGAGTACAGCGTGTCAAAGCTGGGCGATAGTTATTACATTCTCACTAACTGGCAGGCTAACAACTTCCGTTTGATGAAAGTGGCGATTAAGGATGCCGCCGATAAATCCAAATGGCAGGAAGTCGTTGCTCACAATCCAAATGCGCGTATTGAAGATGATTTGCTGCTTAAGGATTATTTGATTGTGCAAATCCGTGAAAACGGCTTAAGTCGCATCAAGGTCATGCCCTTAAATGGCAAACCAGACTTTGAGTTAAGCTTCGACGAGCCTGCCTATGTGTTAGGGCTGGATGTTAACTCGCAGCAGGATAGCGACAAGCTACGCATCTACTACTCGAGCATGACCACACCCGAGGCAATTTACGAATATCACTTAACTAATCCCGATAGACGCGACCTGCTAAAACAGGAGCAAGTTCTGGGTGGCTTCGATGCCAGTCAGTACCGCGCCGAGCGGTTATTTGTCACCGCCCGTGATGGCGCTAAGGTGCCGGTATCTTTAGTTTATCGTAAGGATAAGTTTAAAAAGGACGGCACTAACCCGCTGTATCAATATGGTTATGGTTCCTACGGTTACACGGTCGAGCCTGACTTTTCTTCATCTGTTATCAGCCTGCTTGACCGCGGTTTTGTGTATGCCATTGCCCACGTTCGCGGCTCTGAAATGCTAGGACGACCTTGGTACGATGCGGGTAAGTTGCTGAATAAAAAGAATACCTTTAACGACTTTATCGATGTGACCACGGCATTAACCGAGCAGGGTTACGGCGATAAAAACAAGGTTGTCGCCTCAGGTGGTAGTGCGGGTGGCCTGTTGATGGGCGCGATTGCTAATATGGCACCCGAGAAATACTTCGCTATTGCTGCTCACGTACCCTTTGTCGATGTAGTGACTACTATGCTTGATGAGTCGATTCCATTGACTACAAACGAGTACGACGAGTGGGGTAATCCAAATGAGAAAACCTACTTTGACTATATGCTAAGTTACTCGCCCTACGACAATGTAGCCGACCATGAATATCCACATCTGTTAGTGACCACAGGTTTGCATGACTCTCAGGTGCAGTACTTTGAGCCCGCTAAGTGGGTCGCTAAGCTGCGCGATGTGCAAAACAAGTGGTACAAGTCCAATGACAAGGTGCTGTTATTCGATGTGAATATGGATGCCGGCCATGGTGGCAAGAGTGGCCGTTATCGCCAGTACCAAGATACGGCGCAGGAATATACCTTCTTCCTTAGCCTGCTGGGCCTAACTAAGTAG
- a CDS encoding DUF4097 domain-containing protein, with amino-acid sequence MSIKSLLPIASLGLLAAGAASLSGCIINVNASEDAPDITPVHKELTLDSQGLKSLIAETGAGGLEIVGIEGLSQIKLVADIYADESSEVILTLEKSGSNAKLKAEIKPYSSFNNYSPYIDLTLQVPAAMALDIDDGSGEIVITKMIGSIDVKDGSGGLSIEGGHNVSIDDGSGEIEVSNLFGTLSINDGSGGIKVTKVQGNTTIQDGSGEIEVSDIIGSLSIVDGSGSITANNIQGSVTIEDGSGEIEVRDVKNAVTITDGSGDINVFNTQGLTVLEAGSGQIHFDQINGAVTVK; translated from the coding sequence ATGTCCATCAAATCCCTACTCCCTATCGCCAGTTTAGGCCTATTAGCCGCAGGCGCTGCATCACTCTCTGGCTGCATTATTAATGTAAATGCTTCAGAAGACGCGCCCGATATTACCCCTGTGCACAAGGAGCTAACCCTCGATAGCCAAGGCCTGAAATCATTAATCGCAGAAACCGGCGCTGGCGGTTTAGAAATTGTTGGGATTGAAGGTCTTAGCCAAATTAAATTAGTTGCTGATATCTATGCCGATGAGTCGAGCGAAGTCATCCTCACCCTCGAGAAAAGCGGCAGCAATGCCAAACTAAAGGCTGAGATTAAGCCATATAGTAGCTTCAATAATTATTCTCCCTATATCGATTTAACCCTGCAGGTGCCCGCCGCCATGGCGCTGGATATCGACGATGGTTCGGGTGAAATTGTGATCACTAAGATGATAGGCAGTATCGATGTGAAGGACGGTTCAGGCGGTCTTTCAATTGAGGGCGGCCACAACGTCAGCATCGACGACGGCTCGGGTGAAATCGAAGTCAGTAATCTATTTGGTACCCTGAGTATCAACGATGGATCTGGTGGCATAAAAGTCACCAAAGTACAGGGCAATACCACGATTCAAGATGGTTCGGGCGAAATTGAAGTGAGCGATATCATTGGCAGCTTAAGCATTGTCGATGGTTCTGGCTCGATCACGGCCAACAATATCCAAGGCAGCGTGACCATCGAAGATGGCTCTGGCGAGATTGAGGTACGGGATGTAAAAAACGCCGTGACTATTACCGATGGTTCGGGCGATATCAATGTGTTTAACACCCAAGGCCTCACCGTTTTAGAAGCTGGCTCTGGCCAAATTCACTTCGACCAAATTAATGGTGCCGTGACTGTAAAATAA
- the moeB gene encoding molybdopterin-synthase adenylyltransferase MoeB: MNLIDINPQGEILSDSELTRYSRQISIKAMDIDGQERLKLAKVLMIGAGGLGCAAGQYLTVAGIGELTLVDFDTVELSNLQRQVLHRDSRIGQPKVESAKLTLSQLNPHVKINSINAVLDDHEIDALVASHSIVVDCTDNVSVREQLNQSCFKHKVPLVSAAAIRMEGMVTVFDYQAQTPCYHCFSALFGEQQLSCVESGILAPVVGMVGCLQAVEAIKVISGMGSTLAGRILMIDAMTMEFREMKLPKLPTCKVCSQ, encoded by the coding sequence ATGAATCTAATCGATATAAACCCGCAGGGCGAAATCCTCAGCGACAGCGAACTGACCCGTTACAGTCGACAGATATCCATAAAAGCGATGGATATTGATGGTCAAGAACGCTTGAAGCTCGCTAAGGTGTTGATGATAGGCGCTGGCGGTTTAGGCTGCGCTGCTGGACAATATCTTACCGTCGCAGGGATTGGCGAATTAACCCTAGTGGATTTTGATACGGTTGAACTGTCGAACTTACAGCGCCAAGTACTGCATCGAGATAGTCGTATCGGCCAGCCAAAGGTCGAGTCGGCAAAACTCACCCTCAGTCAGCTCAACCCACATGTCAAAATTAACTCCATTAATGCGGTGTTAGATGACCATGAGATTGATGCCTTAGTTGCCAGCCACAGCATAGTGGTCGATTGCACCGATAATGTCAGCGTTCGCGAGCAACTCAATCAGAGCTGCTTTAAACATAAAGTGCCCCTCGTGTCAGCCGCCGCAATTCGAATGGAAGGCATGGTGACTGTGTTTGACTATCAAGCGCAAACACCCTGCTACCACTGCTTTAGCGCACTGTTTGGTGAGCAGCAACTAAGCTGCGTGGAATCGGGAATTCTCGCGCCTGTCGTCGGTATGGTGGGCTGTTTACAGGCGGTAGAAGCCATTAAGGTTATCTCCGGCATGGGCAGCACCTTAGCGGGGCGTATTTTGATGATCGATGCCATGACCATGGAATTTCGTGAGATGAAACTCCCTAAACTCCCCACCTGTAAGGTGTGTAGTCAGTAA